A single genomic interval of Nonomuraea rubra harbors:
- a CDS encoding FtsK/SpoIIIE domain-containing protein, with the protein MRIMLTVIGGQGDRDVVIDGDDGATVGRLSEELSDQGPLAEVVRLPKARAPYGMSATGVPRVSGPDGPRVPPPRRPERSDMGPPTLWRDGRPLDPLAPVTAVLRDGDKVTLDSHLARATVVEEPGGVAEVRVVGGPAAGAVHRLGLGVHVIGSDPMCAVAVGDPALAPEAVTVRVTPEAITVERAWRPPADAPRLKLKGRWAEEVAELTARTAERERAELAAGYGEVPELDGQPLTEPVEWPDQAVLTCGSSVFVLTSIEPRDAHLAPRGEGGVAYNRPPRLRRPEPRRTFVRPKEPARNEGLRLQLLAALLPAVLGLTLAIALKQPFYLLVALMTPVIMIGQWWSDRRHGKKQHKKALKEHQEKLRAYDADVERARVADEAARRDDAPDPARVLLTATGPRRRLWERRIHDADALRLRVGLADLPAGLELSEEQGGRIDPPICRSVPVALPMRRLGVAGVTGHRTAAAGLASWLIAQAATLHSPRDLAIVIVSAHPDAERQWGWMRWLPHCAPRAGEECVALVGADPDSAAHRVAELAALIDERQNTTIPELGKVPTGWDDLGGPEKPSFSSYDVRPYDVLVILDGAQVLRGLPNMPQVLRQGPRCGVYTLAIDEDQRLLPEECQTVAECGADGLVRLRGGGLDVIGPLLGDLVSLAWCDRLARALAPIRDVSRDDPGGNLPDAARLLDLMGLTVPSGAELAARWGDQGSTEALIGVGPDGPFSVDLRLDGPHGLIAGTTGAGKSELLQTMICSLAVANRPDQLTFVLIDYKGGAAFKECVRLPHTVGMVSDLDGHLTQRALDSLAAEIRRRERLLAGAGAKDIEDYTGPGMPRLVLIIDEFAALVAELPDFVAGLVDIARRGRSLGIHLILATQRPAGVVTADIQANTSLRIALRVTEPAESADVIDLPDAAHISKSTPGRCYVRSGVGAAVAVQTARVGGRSPVLPTATGAGTGGPGGVAGGGGPLGGGVAGGGSLRVLDVGWRALGKALPPPPRPDEEESTTTDLTLVADALIEAARLAGVPAQPSPWLDPLPTHLVLDLPDEAPAAGDGFAEVEPLPFGITDRPWAQDRCPLALDVAHGGHLLIAGAARSGRSTVLRTIAGSIAAHASPEDVHLHAVDCGSGALLPLVAMPHCGAVVTRDQLDRVERLLTRLRAEVGRRQQLLAEAGHASLAEYRQAGHRLPWLVFMLDRWEGFVAAFENYDYGRLIEAVLQLLREGPAVGLRAVVSSDRSGLLGQVSTVFDDRLLLRLSDSADYGLAGFPLKGLPAAMPAGRALSMGEHGIVEHHIALLAADPAGPAQVAALQSLARTAAADPPPEAAPAVGDSETEGADAHASESAGGRRSSPSHALGVGRGPWRWGGAPPLRVDALPMRITAAQTLALDPGFVPPSPLWALIGAGGDALAPLGIDLQAQGPGGVIAGPSRSGRSSALVTAARSLIDRGTPVVAVAPRRSPLRELEGALAVLDGDATNLQELVAGHEHYVVLVDDAELVNPDGPLGTALEEVIRTGRDGDHGLLIAGATGDLAVAYRGFVAEARKSRTGVLLAVQGQTDGDLFSIRLPRGAGGGPSGRGLLVTTGTITQVQAALPDNA; encoded by the coding sequence ATGCGGATCATGCTCACCGTGATCGGCGGGCAGGGCGACCGTGACGTCGTGATCGACGGCGACGACGGCGCCACGGTGGGAAGGCTCAGCGAGGAGCTCAGCGACCAGGGCCCGCTGGCCGAGGTCGTGCGCCTGCCCAAGGCCAGGGCGCCCTACGGCATGTCCGCGACCGGCGTGCCCAGGGTGTCCGGGCCGGACGGCCCCCGCGTGCCGCCTCCGCGCAGACCCGAGCGCTCCGACATGGGGCCGCCCACGCTGTGGCGCGACGGCCGCCCGCTCGACCCGCTCGCCCCCGTCACCGCCGTGCTGCGCGACGGCGACAAGGTCACCCTGGATTCCCACCTGGCCCGCGCCACCGTCGTCGAGGAGCCCGGCGGGGTCGCCGAGGTGCGGGTGGTGGGCGGTCCCGCCGCCGGGGCGGTGCACCGGCTGGGGCTGGGCGTGCACGTCATCGGGTCCGACCCCATGTGCGCGGTGGCGGTGGGCGATCCCGCGCTGGCTCCCGAGGCGGTGACCGTACGCGTGACGCCGGAGGCGATCACCGTGGAGCGGGCCTGGCGGCCGCCCGCCGACGCGCCCCGGCTCAAGCTCAAGGGACGCTGGGCCGAGGAGGTCGCCGAGCTCACGGCGCGCACGGCCGAACGGGAGCGGGCCGAGCTCGCGGCCGGCTACGGCGAGGTGCCCGAGCTCGACGGGCAGCCGCTCACCGAGCCGGTCGAGTGGCCCGACCAGGCCGTGCTGACCTGCGGATCCTCGGTCTTCGTGCTGACCTCGATCGAGCCCAGGGACGCCCACCTGGCACCCCGCGGGGAAGGCGGGGTCGCCTACAACCGGCCGCCCAGGCTGCGGCGGCCCGAGCCGCGACGCACGTTCGTCCGGCCGAAGGAGCCGGCCAGGAACGAGGGGCTGCGCCTGCAGTTGCTGGCCGCCCTGCTGCCCGCCGTGCTGGGTCTCACCCTGGCGATCGCGCTCAAGCAGCCGTTCTACCTGCTCGTCGCGCTCATGACGCCGGTCATCATGATCGGCCAGTGGTGGAGCGACCGCCGCCACGGCAAGAAGCAGCACAAGAAGGCGCTCAAGGAGCACCAGGAGAAGCTGCGCGCGTACGACGCGGACGTGGAGCGCGCCCGCGTGGCCGACGAGGCGGCACGCAGGGACGACGCGCCCGACCCCGCCCGGGTGCTGCTGACCGCCACCGGGCCGCGCAGGCGGCTGTGGGAGCGCAGGATCCACGACGCCGACGCGCTCCGGCTTCGCGTCGGGCTCGCCGACCTGCCCGCCGGCCTGGAGCTTTCGGAGGAGCAGGGCGGGCGCATCGACCCGCCGATCTGCCGCTCCGTGCCGGTCGCGCTGCCCATGCGGCGGCTGGGGGTGGCGGGCGTGACAGGGCACCGCACGGCCGCGGCCGGCCTGGCGAGCTGGCTGATCGCGCAGGCCGCCACCCTGCACAGCCCGCGCGACCTGGCCATCGTGATCGTGTCCGCGCACCCCGACGCCGAGCGGCAGTGGGGCTGGATGCGCTGGCTGCCACACTGCGCGCCACGCGCCGGCGAGGAGTGCGTGGCCCTGGTCGGCGCCGACCCCGACTCGGCCGCCCACCGGGTCGCGGAGCTGGCCGCCCTCATCGACGAGCGCCAGAACACCACCATTCCCGAGCTGGGCAAGGTCCCCACCGGCTGGGACGACCTCGGCGGGCCGGAGAAGCCCTCGTTCTCCTCCTACGACGTGCGCCCCTACGACGTGCTGGTGATCCTCGACGGCGCCCAGGTGCTGCGCGGCCTGCCGAACATGCCGCAGGTGCTGCGCCAGGGGCCGCGCTGCGGCGTGTACACCCTCGCCATCGACGAGGACCAGCGGCTGCTGCCCGAGGAGTGCCAGACCGTGGCCGAGTGCGGCGCCGACGGCCTCGTCCGCCTGCGCGGCGGCGGCCTCGACGTCATCGGCCCCCTCCTGGGCGACCTCGTCTCCCTCGCCTGGTGCGACCGCCTGGCCAGGGCGCTGGCCCCGATCCGCGACGTGAGCAGGGACGACCCCGGCGGGAACCTCCCCGACGCGGCCCGCCTGCTCGACCTGATGGGCCTGACCGTGCCGTCCGGGGCGGAGCTGGCCGCCCGGTGGGGCGATCAGGGCAGCACCGAGGCGCTGATCGGGGTGGGGCCCGACGGGCCGTTCTCCGTGGACCTCCGGCTCGACGGCCCGCACGGGCTGATCGCCGGCACCACCGGCGCGGGCAAGTCCGAGCTGCTGCAGACGATGATCTGCTCGCTGGCCGTGGCGAACCGGCCCGACCAGCTCACGTTCGTGCTGATCGACTACAAGGGCGGGGCGGCTTTCAAGGAGTGCGTACGGCTGCCGCACACCGTGGGCATGGTCAGCGACCTCGACGGCCATCTGACGCAGCGGGCCCTCGACTCGCTGGCGGCCGAGATCCGGCGGCGGGAGCGGCTGCTGGCGGGCGCCGGGGCCAAGGACATCGAGGACTACACCGGGCCTGGGATGCCGCGGCTGGTGCTGATCATTGACGAGTTCGCGGCGCTGGTGGCCGAGTTGCCGGACTTCGTGGCGGGGCTCGTGGACATCGCGCGGCGGGGGCGGTCGCTGGGGATCCACCTGATCCTGGCCACGCAGCGGCCCGCCGGGGTGGTGACGGCCGACATCCAGGCGAACACGTCGCTGCGGATCGCGTTGCGGGTGACCGAGCCCGCCGAGTCGGCCGACGTCATCGACCTGCCGGACGCGGCGCACATCTCCAAGTCCACGCCCGGGCGGTGTTACGTGCGGTCGGGAGTGGGGGCGGCGGTCGCCGTACAGACGGCCAGGGTCGGTGGGCGCAGCCCTGTCCTCCCCACCGCGACCGGTGCCGGAACGGGCGGGCCGGGCGGCGTCGCCGGTGGCGGCGGCCCGCTCGGCGGTGGTGTGGCGGGTGGCGGGAGCTTGCGGGTTCTCGATGTGGGGTGGCGGGCGCTGGGGAAGGCGTTGCCGCCGCCTCCGCGGCCGGACGAGGAGGAGTCCACGACCACGGACCTCACGCTCGTCGCCGATGCCCTCATCGAGGCCGCCAGGCTGGCCGGGGTGCCCGCGCAGCCGAGCCCGTGGCTGGATCCCCTGCCCACCCACCTCGTCCTCGACCTCCCTGACGAGGCCCCGGCGGCCGGAGACGGGTTCGCCGAGGTGGAGCCGCTGCCGTTCGGGATCACGGACCGGCCCTGGGCGCAGGACCGGTGCCCGCTGGCGCTCGACGTGGCCCACGGCGGGCACCTGCTCATCGCCGGGGCGGCCCGCAGCGGGAGATCGACGGTCCTGCGGACCATCGCGGGCTCGATCGCCGCGCACGCCTCCCCCGAGGACGTGCACCTGCACGCGGTGGACTGCGGGTCGGGCGCGTTGCTGCCGCTGGTGGCCATGCCGCACTGCGGTGCCGTGGTGACCCGGGACCAGCTCGACCGGGTGGAGCGGCTGCTGACCCGGCTGCGCGCGGAGGTCGGCCGGCGGCAGCAGCTCCTGGCCGAGGCCGGGCACGCGTCGCTGGCCGAGTACCGGCAGGCCGGGCATCGGCTGCCGTGGCTGGTGTTCATGCTGGACCGCTGGGAGGGGTTCGTCGCGGCGTTCGAGAACTACGACTACGGGCGGCTGATCGAGGCGGTGCTGCAGCTCCTGCGGGAAGGGCCCGCGGTGGGGTTGCGGGCCGTGGTCAGCAGCGACCGGTCCGGGTTGCTCGGGCAGGTCTCGACGGTCTTCGACGACCGGCTGCTGCTGCGGCTGTCCGACAGCGCGGATTACGGTCTGGCCGGGTTCCCGCTCAAGGGGCTGCCCGCCGCCATGCCGGCCGGGCGGGCGCTGTCCATGGGCGAGCACGGGATCGTGGAGCACCACATCGCCCTGCTGGCCGCCGACCCGGCGGGCCCGGCCCAGGTGGCCGCGCTCCAGTCCCTGGCCCGCACCGCCGCCGCCGACCCACCACCGGAAGCGGCCCCCGCCGTCGGCGACAGCGAGACGGAGGGCGCGGATGCGCACGCCTCGGAGAGTGCGGGGGGCAGGCGGTCCAGTCCCTCGCATGCGCTGGGAGTGGGCAGGGGCCCGTGGCGGTGGGGTGGGGCGCCGCCGTTGCGGGTGGATGCGTTGCCGATGCGGATCACCGCCGCCCAGACGCTGGCCCTCGATCCCGGCTTCGTGCCGCCGTCGCCGCTGTGGGCGCTGATCGGGGCGGGTGGGGACGCGCTCGCGCCGCTCGGCATCGACCTCCAGGCGCAGGGGCCAGGAGGGGTGATCGCGGGGCCGTCCCGATCGGGCCGGTCGTCGGCGCTGGTGACGGCCGCCCGGTCGCTGATCGACCGGGGCACGCCGGTCGTGGCCGTCGCGCCCAGGCGCAGCCCGCTGCGCGAGCTGGAGGGCGCGCTGGCCGTGCTGGACGGCGACGCCACGAACCTCCAGGAGCTGGTGGCCGGGCACGAGCATTACGTGGTGCTGGTCGACGACGCCGAGCTGGTGAACCCGGACGGCCCGCTGGGCACGGCCCTGGAGGAGGTGATCCGGACGGGCCGCGACGGCGACCACGGCCTGCTGATCGCGGGCGCGACGGGCGACCTGGCCGTGGCCTACCGCGGGTTCGTGGCGGAGGCGCGCAAGTCCCGTACCGGGGTGCTGCTCGCCGTGCAGGGGCAGACGGACGGCGACCTGTTCTCGATCCGCCTGCCGCGCGGAGCGGGCGGCGGGCCGTCCGGGCGCGGCCTCCTGGTGACGACCGGCACGATCACCCAGGTTCAGGCGGCCCTGCCGGACAACGCCTGA
- the eccB gene encoding type VII secretion protein EccB — MQTRKDLYQAHKLMQQRLGMALLQAEPDVPESPMRRHNVAMFCGVIVALLVTAAFGIWGLIKPGAATNLEAAGQLLVEEETGAKFVYSQEQKRLLPVANYVSALLLLDSTNFEVRNVTAASLAKYPRGPLVGIAGAPDSLPAREKLVKGPWSVCVTEAPDATGTAVPYVTLVAGNQVGGTPIGTGALVVTDGQENWVIWNDQRMKTGDAGVRVLDARPKRVPSTWINAVPSGPDFKAPGIPGIGKKTRGPDGRTAAIGRVYTVKGVGGAPDRWYVLLADGLATVNVTQASLLLEEPGLKRAYGGKAAMPLELDAATANAASSGRTLTVGGMPTSLPKAVASSSSPLCSVYADTQNGSAKAKVTVGGTMAIPAPSVRGDQEHFDQVLMPAGSAVLGGLLPGDGQKAFVQTYFLISDQGRRYQLQSGDQINKLGYGAEDVAPIPGNLVHLLPEGPPLDPQVARSPLQVTAQ; from the coding sequence ATGCAGACCCGGAAGGACCTCTACCAGGCGCACAAGCTGATGCAGCAGCGCCTGGGAATGGCACTGCTGCAGGCGGAGCCGGACGTGCCCGAGTCCCCGATGCGACGGCACAACGTGGCCATGTTCTGCGGGGTCATCGTCGCGCTGCTGGTCACGGCGGCGTTCGGGATCTGGGGGCTGATCAAGCCCGGCGCGGCGACGAACCTGGAGGCGGCCGGGCAGCTCCTCGTGGAGGAGGAGACCGGCGCCAAGTTCGTCTACAGCCAGGAGCAGAAGCGGCTGCTGCCGGTCGCCAACTACGTCTCCGCGCTGCTGCTGCTCGACTCCACCAACTTCGAGGTCAGGAACGTCACCGCGGCCTCGCTCGCCAAGTACCCGCGCGGGCCGCTCGTGGGCATCGCCGGCGCCCCCGACTCGCTGCCGGCCAGGGAGAAGCTGGTCAAGGGCCCCTGGTCGGTCTGCGTGACCGAGGCGCCTGACGCGACGGGCACGGCGGTCCCGTACGTGACGCTCGTGGCCGGGAACCAGGTCGGCGGGACCCCGATCGGCACCGGCGCGCTGGTCGTCACGGACGGCCAGGAGAACTGGGTGATCTGGAACGACCAGCGGATGAAGACCGGCGACGCCGGCGTCCGGGTGCTCGACGCGCGCCCCAAGAGGGTGCCCTCCACCTGGATCAACGCCGTCCCGTCCGGCCCCGACTTCAAGGCGCCGGGGATCCCCGGCATCGGGAAGAAGACCCGCGGCCCCGACGGCCGTACCGCCGCCATCGGGCGCGTCTACACGGTGAAGGGCGTCGGCGGCGCCCCCGACCGCTGGTACGTGCTGCTCGCCGACGGCCTCGCCACCGTGAACGTCACCCAGGCCTCGCTGCTGCTGGAGGAGCCGGGGCTCAAGCGGGCGTACGGCGGGAAGGCGGCCATGCCGCTGGAGCTGGACGCGGCCACGGCCAACGCCGCGAGCAGCGGCCGCACCCTCACCGTGGGCGGCATGCCCACCAGCCTGCCCAAGGCGGTCGCCTCCTCGTCGTCGCCGCTGTGCTCGGTGTACGCCGACACGCAGAACGGCTCGGCCAAGGCGAAGGTGACGGTCGGCGGCACGATGGCCATCCCCGCGCCCAGCGTGCGGGGCGACCAGGAGCACTTCGACCAGGTGCTGATGCCGGCGGGCTCGGCGGTGCTGGGCGGGCTGCTGCCGGGCGACGGCCAGAAGGCGTTCGTCCAGACGTACTTCCTGATCAGCGACCAGGGCAGGCGGTACCAGCTCCAGTCGGGCGACCAGATCAACAAGCTCGGGTACGGCGCCGAGGACGTGGCGCCGATCCCCGGCAACCTCGTT